catgcaaccacggaatgtcaatcgttgcaacagttgaatgtcaatcaatgcaatagtgaccaagcgtcttcaacacgcccattcacatctcttcgcctatTCATCTCCCCCAGCAAATTCCTAGGTACCTGctatccgccggccacatgatcgccCAAaccaggaagcaccggccgggggcaatcaaaaataaccggcactctcagccctggtctcggccagcgtcacattctttcccacatcggataccctttacgcatccatgtggaggggggatatggcacggcctaacaagaaccacgccgatgcatcagaagaagccgataccagaaattttgcaaaaatacttacgcagaatatacgctcaacacacatcggagcccataccacggcatagactacgctgggggcaaattgatggggcatattcgcaccaccgcgaccaagtcaacatattgagcaaggtcaaagatatccacagcaaagtcaacaacTTAGACGGTCTAGCCGATGCAATCCATCGGCcggtcacctgggtctcggccagacaaccagttagccggggcacatatccgcgtactcacatccaaggccctcggcgagcctgccacaagtccatcggccgagggtacaacggtctttccacctgatagtcacttggccacttggccactacgtgacaaaaggcgaatgcctataaatactcctcaaccttcattgaggaaaggatccacaaattgacctaataaccactattcatctggtaatatcttccttatctctctacaatacactcttagccaagttacaccaacttctctctaagtttactgacttgagcgtcggagtgagtacgctcggccaaagccgagccctcagtttgttcatcgtttcaggagaccgcaaggaggattcaagcaaagacatcattctacgggctacgagtggtaacaaatatctgctctggaattacacccggaacaataataataaattgagtATTTAGAAAATAATAAAAGTTTGAAATAAGAAATAATGCAGGAGACTTCCAACTTtattaaataagaaataaaagttTAAAGGGAAGTGTACAATAATAATAACAtaatcatggaagtatacatgcATCGATCTCTGTCCTTATTATTCTTGCTTAACCTCATCAGATGCATTTGGTTCGATACCATCATCTATTGCATTGATCATTCCCTGCATGCATTTCAAAATTATGACTTATGACTTATGAGTATGTTTGATTTGCATTTCTCGAGTAATTTGTGACGCGGACGGGGAAATGTGACTATTTTATATGTTAAAAAATAATCTGGAACAAGAATtagtgtttaaaaaaaaaaaaaagtgtaggTACGTACCTGGGATGTAAGAGGTTGAATGTCATAGGTGACGGGGGCACTATAATCGGATTCGGTCTTAAAAACACCATCGTGGAGATTTTGAACTTCAGGGACATCAAAGAGATAGAGGTCGATTTGCTCGTAGGAGAAGGGTACCTCATAAGTGGCCGTATTAACATACAAAGTTGCAATCATTATTGACATGGGTGGTACTTTGAATTGGAGGTCCTGTTTAGCGTCCGACCGAATGTGGTTAGGTGTTCCCCAAGAAGTATTAACTTCTGTGACCGCATTTGGAAACTCTAGTTCCCCATTTGAACCAACAATTGGAATCCGGCCTTTGAACACGGCCAAACCTCTGACTAAGGACATACTATTACTATATGTGTTGGCCGTAGTCATACTATACTCGACAGTTTCCTCCCACTCCTTTACACGGTTTGACCTATTTTCTATTCGCAGTAGTTTCACAATCCGGGATGACTTGGGTCCTCTCCAAGCCTTGCGGTAACTCTCAATATTGACACGATCTACGCTCGGGGCCATAGGCCGGAGCCAGGCATTGCGATCATTCGGGTCGTTTGATTCGGCAGTCAATTCCTGGTTAATGGCCGGAGATCTACGGCAATACCGGTTGTTGGCGAGGGAACGCAAGACAATCCCCGGCCCTGTCGTGTTAAGCGGGGAATACAGGGACAGGGACGCATCAAACAACGTGCCTGGGTCGTATTCGGGGAGAGGCCTTATAAAGACGGTTGTCTGAGGCACTAACACACAGCAGAAATCGTTCATACTAATCGGCTTGAATCTTAATTTGTCACCACTTTTGTTGTACAAGACCTCGAACGCCACCTCTCGGCTCGAGGGTAATTCGTATTGCAAAAAATGTGCGTACCCGTTATTTTCGTTAAGTTTTATAGAGCTCAAAAACTTGTTATTGTCACCTACGAAACTTACGTATCTTGGAAGTCTAGTCCTACTTACCACGGCAAAATCAGTGAGGCTAAACTCAGTTGGGGCGCCATGCTCGATACATAAGCTGTAGGCATGCGCATCGTTGGGTGGACGCATCACAACGTTCATCCCACTTTGCGCATGTATGAATTCAACAAACACGTTTCCAGCGCTCAAACGCGGCCAGAACAATGTACACCCATCCTTAGACATGTCATCAAATTTCTCTGGGGCTGATGCAACCAACCAAGTTTCAGGCCTTGATGCCCTGCATGCCATTTGGTACTATTTAGAACAAGATTAACTTTTAAAATTATCAACTCATCAAATAAAATGTTTTAATCCTAAAACTAATTATCAAAACCATTTTTCGTACACAAAatttcattgaagacggcacgtatccgtcactttagagtgacggataccatttcctctctcaaatgacccaaatagaggagagagggaagtacatgggggtgcccccaccttatccccctatccgttttgtgagtggcattacccgtcacttgctccgacccgtcttcaacaAGACTAACTGTTTTTCGTAAAACCAAAAATAGTTTTAGCATGTACTTGTCGGAAATTATGGTCAAAGATTCAAAATACTATATTGGCGACCCTGAAAAAGCAACtgggaagaaaaaaaaatagagggagtataacCGTAAAAATAACCACATttatttgaacaaatattaagGTCTTTTACTAAAATGACCATTTTAATAAAGTATTTACC
The Silene latifolia isolate original U9 population chromosome 11, ASM4854445v1, whole genome shotgun sequence genome window above contains:
- the LOC141610532 gene encoding uncharacterized protein LOC141610532 isoform X1 — protein: MSLPELVVFSVRDSNDARYLSFTGPQRQLRFGPEEGVFSDIAKFAVESAGDGLVHIRSCYENNYWARASRPETWLVASAPEKFDDMSKDGCTLFWPRLSAGNVFVEFIHAQSGMNVVMRPPNDAHAYSLCIEHGAPTEFSLTDFAVVSRTRLPRYVSFVGDNNKFLSSIKLNENNGYAHFLQYELPSSREVAFEVLYNKSGDKLRFKPISMNDFCCVLVPQTTVFIRPLPEYDPGTLFDASLSLYSPLNTTGPGIVLRSLANNRYCRRSPAINQELTAESNDPNDRNAWLRPMAPSVDRVNIESYRKAWRGPKSSRIVKLLRIENRSNRVKEWEETVEYSMTTANTYSNSMSLVRGLAVFKGRIPIVGSNGELEFPNAVTEVNTSWGTPNHIRSDAKQDLQFKVPPMSIMIATLYVNTATYEVPFSYEQIDLYLFDVPEVQNLHDGVFKTESDYSAPVTYDIQPLTSQGMINAIDDGIEPNASDEVKQE
- the LOC141610532 gene encoding uncharacterized protein LOC141610532 isoform X3; translation: MSLPELVVFSVRDSNDARYLSFTGPQRQLRFGPEEGVFSDIAKFAVESAGDGLVHIRSCYENNYWARASRPETWLVASAPEKFDDMSKDGCTLFWPRLSAGNVFVEFIHAQSGMNVVMRPPNDAHAYSLCIEHGAPTEFSLTDFAVGMINAIDDGIEPNASDEVKQE